The genome window accggatctgaaggacgttgacctctccagttttctgcaactcatggataaagaagaacttgggtagaatacgtttggttcggtcacctttgatatacctGTCTTTGAGTTGAACAATGcaagctgcattatcttcatatatgatggtcggacctGTTGGGTCGCATATGGACGCATAATGTGGTCCTATACCTTTTGTTCAAAGATGAACTTCGATCTTATAGCTTATCTTTATGATAGCTTATTCATTCATACCACAGCTTGGTTGTTCATGCTGAGAATTCGACAACCATAAGTATTACCAAAATTTGGCTAATTTGTGGTGATGGTCTATAACCTTTCTAAGGTTTAATGAATAACCATTTAACCTATCttaggctggttagtataaaacacaaagaatttaaaattcctctatggactgatttgaattgttctTATAGAATTCTTCACTTGCTTACACGTAGTAATTTAATTCAGTCCATGAACAACTTTAGGAAAATGTTGTTCAAGAGaacttcttttctcatcttttaattttgagctcaataccgtttggtaaaccttttggtaccaataatattatcatcatcatccagtgAATCATATATAGCATATTACATCTTTTGAATTTCTTCCAGACATCATATGTAGTGAAATATGTAGTAGTATCCACCACATTGGATTATATAAACCTTTCGCGGTCTGTCTCACGATTTATCCTTCTTCTTTTCAGGATTTATATATTCACTGGACATCATATGGCGTTTACATATTCATGGCCAATACAATACGCCTTTTATATATCACTTTAAACCTCACGTTTCTTTCATTATTCATTATGAGTACTCTTGTGTGGGTTTATGATCCTCGATACATATCTTTGTATTCATGTGCTACATACTTGCGCATTTTCAATGAATGTATGTGTCgacacacttatatatatatatatatatatatatatatatatatagttctttTTAGTTCCAGACAtggtataaatcaatttgagatttcattatttagGACCTTAATAACCTTAtaacttggcgtcccaagctatgTGGTATGGTACCTAGTTGTTCAGCTGGCCAGCCTTATATCTCAATGTCTGGAATGgtttcctttaataaaactcgGATTTTATCTCATGCACCTTTTTTtatttccgaggttccttagaATTTATGGAACTTTATTTGGAACATTTATTTGGTCTATCTTATATAGACTTTGTAGCAACTTGGTTGTGTCTTTAAGACATCAAAACCGTGTGGTGCTAAGCTGGGATGACATAGTCATTATTTCTCTCgtcaatgtgtctggcattttatTTTGCTATCATTGAAGCATATGGACGTCtataattattttctagtccgaggatctttgccaagacttGATGGTTGATACCAGATGGTAGATACCAttctttatcattctttatACCAGCTTATTACTTTTCTCCTTTCATTGTTGAATATTCGGATTCATAAACCTTATGTAATCCTTGTTCCTTGGCCTATAATTAGATCATCCATTTTGGCTCAAGGTTTCTTTAAACTTATGGAGAAagtatattcataatatatatctaacatatattctcaatcctctttatgagattctaagatcacatgatcttacatggcacatatatttgtggtggattCTTTCATAATATCTTAAGATGATATATGTCTAGACTCATGACCCGTATCAGTCTGAGGTGGGAATATCTAtgatcacttatatggcctgatataattactatggcctgatgcagtttcattcttttataactcatggtgtccccaagcatatggacttttagaattTGAACCTTATAGGTAATGGTCTTTATATCAAATTCAACCAATATGTAATATGGTTGTGGACCATGTTTCACGGATTTTAGTATGGTCATGTATCATGGGATTTGTCCTCACccccccctcatgaacatactcaaaTTCGTGATGCTTAGGACAATAAATTCCCTTGTGCATAGATATATTGCACACACGTGAGATCTTATGGGATAACATTTGTCTccttttaaatatttgcatCATAATCCGAATGGCTAAGTATGGTAATGCCATCTAAGTGATAAATTTCGTGGGTTAATCAAACATGATTGCCCTGGATATTTGCCTAATATCATATTGATCactagatcaatagagaatgtaGCCTCAACCACTTAGGCGATTTTAATTTAGATACTCTTATTCCCTTTTGTCCATTGTTGGaaaccattttttcttcttaattcaaTGGACCTTATAGGGTGAATACAATGCCATTTAGGCAAAGCCTTGGTCGagcttcttttcctttctttcaaggaatgTCCGGTTGAGTTCAAGAGTATTTTATAACTGAGCCTGGATGGCAGAGCATGTCGTGCCATTTGTCAAAGTTCTTTGAACTCTTTGGAAAAGTGAGTTGGGGTATTAATCctcaatcatatttatcttggcACAATAAAGACATATAGATATagtttctttatcaaacaacagtttgaataagataatgatgaagtcaaagtaattcattttattaatgaagtcgtgtataaagcaaagtatcaaagcaattcatgaaacataaactcaggaaacatgaaaatgagaatgtcaaaagacaattatataatatggcCTTCACAATGCATGTGTTGCCATATGGCGCTCAACTTCAGCTTCATCAGCTATAGAGGCCTCATCTCATTATTCTTTagctcaatgtatcttttctgaagcttGTCAAATCCGTTGACGGTATCTTTTgattttctgctttctttgttCAGAAGCCAAAAGATATGACAAAAGGTCATTATAAGTGGTGAACTTCTTAGCCGTGTGTAGCAACAGCAcatcctttggatggaatgtggagtaggtcttatataataaagaataatgtgttatcctttcaccacatagttcaagactataagcaatatccatcagagcagaattatatttgtccacggattcaaaatcctggaaTCTGAGGATCTCCCATTCATGGTTGGCCTTTTGCCACGATACCGGTTTGAACCTTTTCCTTAACTGTAACcaaaggtcacaaggatcctcaacATGGAGATACATGTCTCTTAATTCCTTAGTGAGATGATAACAAATAATCCTTATAGCTCTATGCCTTTCACTGTCAATGATATCATTGTACTCATTGATGCATTGTCCGAGTCCTCTGGATCTCAGGGAAACAAGAGTATTTTTTACCCATTCTAGGTAATTATCttcagagagatttagggcagagtaatctgagggttcaaatctcgacatctgaatatttaacgagtaattcaagcactcagaattctatgtaagcaatggaataaatcaatgtatatgatttcaatgaggctttcctccaaatcatataatctatttgcttaagcaatcttagtatgagaatgatcaattgatcattgcatctagtaatccttttaattataattcaaactggattgattatatatatagggtattaaggctctttagaatttgaataaggatcaatcatcattttattaaatgagatcaaGCAAGATGGATGAAATCAAGCAAATGCATGGATCAAGAAATAGTTGAATGCATGTTCAGAACTAAGCATTGAACTTAAACAATCTATATGTGATTCCTAATGCATGAGGATATTTGGTTTTCAAAGATCATAAAGCAAAAACCGATTCCTTCCCCCTTTTACAGCGTAAACCAAgacaaattttgttttataattttcaggatatgtCTAGAACAAttcaattagatttttaatCAATCGGTTTCAAAGCTGACTTATTATTTCAATTAAAGCAAACATGCTTAGTTTAAACAATAACCGATTTAATCTAATTAGATGCAAGCAATAtgaatcaattaaattttaatttaaatgcaCCATGATCAGAATAGTCAATGATATGCAAGCATGCATGATCGGTTTTAACAAAATGACAATCGGATGCATGGAAAAGGTTGTTCAAAATAATCCAAGTTTgatctaatgatttactaaTCTAATAGATGTTATCAGGTATGCATATAAGATCAGTATATAATTCAATCATCACAAAATCAGTGTTCAGGGATGGTTTTAGATCAACATTAATTTAACAAGCAACTATGTGATCAATGTTCAGTATATGATTTAATCATCACAAAATCGGTTTAAGGTTGGTATTAGatcaagataaatttatatcatttgttcaaactataatgaaccgatttcaaggccggttaagatatagataaattttgacaaacaaTAATGTGATCAAATGATATCAAACaggaatttattttattttatggcatattaatttaaatcaagactataggttataatatttaaaatattatctagtcaaagatatgcatttattaaaatcaaatatgcatttataaaattaaatatgcatttataaaatcagaaaagttttttaaaattttatcagttacaaacaaacatcaatggtcaaagatatgcattgattaggatttatttcgattttatttggtttgacTGATTTTCAAAGAATCTAGCCGAATATGGCTCAAGATGTTTTTGACtgttttgaatttggatttgcTGGTTGAGAAAAAAGCAAGAAGGATTTAGGGGATTGATATGTATAATGGCCATCAAGATACATATTTAGATTTAAGGATTTTGATGGTGAGGTTTTTCATGGCCGGCTTATTCATCCTGCTAGAATAGCTGGTGATGCGGATGATCAAAGGGTTTGATTATGGTTTTTGATCATTTAGACAATCCGGATTTAAGGTCGGATCAAATAGGAGAAAAAGGGAGAGCCGATTTAAAGgcttatgattttatgattttctctaatattttttatgattcaaatagttcttagaaacaagattcatatagatcttagattattaataagttttataagtttttagagattcttagatctttagagattcaaataattttagaatcaaattcatatagatcttagattcaagattaatatttgagataattttagatctatagatttttataagttttaggaTTCATATAGATCCAAGATTCAGATATATGATGTTCTTAGATCTTTAGGTTTTGATTAATTTACCTTTTACACCACAAGGATTCTGAATGgaccaccgtgagagagagGGAGTGATCCGCAGATTGAGGTGGTTGAGAGAGAggtggaggagctggccggaaaaCCGTGAGATGGATAGACTTTGCCGGCGGAGCAAGGCTGAGGGCCGGAAGAGATGGCCGGAAAGAGAGATCGATCGCCGGCGGATGGGATTGCTCAGGTGGAGAGAATCTCGTGTTGATAACgtgttaagatttgagagaagatttgtgagaatgtgttgtatatttcttattgcttacaccactatatatagtggttcatacaaggtggagtcaaagggagaattgattacaaagatactctacataatgacatggtcaaactcataaagacataaggttgaatgagtcttccatgtggctggatgtaaacccccaatggactctagtcttgaacttgtatggtaggttatggaccatccacttcatgattcataacaGTACTTGTGTTCTTATAATTTGATCGAGTTAAACCTTCTTAGTTACATTAAATCTATTACAATAAAGTTGACAAGTCTGACTTCTCATGAAACCACCTCAGCAGAAGCTATCTTAAAATTGGACACCTGTCATCTCTTATTCCTCTCATATTCCGTGTTTTCTTAAACAGCAAGAAGAGTTAGTCTGTTTGGGCTACGCAGATATGTTTGTGTATTTGTGGGTTTTTCCAAAACTAACTCATTTGGCCCGTTTCGTTTAAGGTTTTCTTTTCGCCGTATTCGAGTAATCACCGCTCCTTGATGTTCTTCCTTGTTCTTTTTCTCAGGGCGGCAACTTTCTTCTGTAACAGCTGGCGTTTATGTTTCTCATCCCTTTAATCACAACATTAACACCAGCCCCACTACTCTCCCAACTCTCCGTCAATTAAACATGATAATCTATCTATTACAATAAAGTTGAAAGGCTTGCTATCTGCAGGAGATCCATCCGCTGCATCTAAGCCCTTGGGTGGTAAAACTATGCTCCTCGGTGGAGATTTCAGACAGATATTACCTGTAATTCCTAAGGGAACTCGACAAGACACCGTCAATGCTTCGATAAGCAAGTCCTACTTGTGGCACTCAGCACAAGTACACACCTTGAGCATCAACATGACACTGAGACAAGCTGACAAGAAATTTGCGGAATGGATCTTGAGTGTTGGGAATGGAACGACGGCCACTGTGGAAACATATGCAGGGAGTCATGAGGATGGAGAAAAGATTGTAATAGCAGATGAGTTTATGCTTCTAAAGAGTGATAACCCGTATCAGTTAATATCAGATGCTGCATATCCAAACTTCGTCGAAAACTACTTAAACCGGTCCTACTTGACCGATAGAGCTATTTTAGCACCAACTAATGCAAGTGCACAAGAGATGAACTCTTACCTACTGTCTAAGGTTCCATCTGCAGAAAAGGAATATCTAAGTTCTGATACAATTTCCTTCGAATCAACCCCTACAGACGATTGGACAAAGAACTACACGCAAGAGTACTTAAACTCTTAGAGTACTCAGGTTTGCTGACCCATAAACTTTGCCTCAAGGTTGGAGCTCCTGTCATGATGTTATGCAATCTCAACCAGCGGAATGGACTGTGTAATGGAACCAGAATGGTGGTCTCGCGTCTTGGTCACAGAGTACTTGAGGCACAGATTATGACAGGCACTCATGTAGGAGAAGGAGTCTTGATACCACGGATTCAGTTATCTCCAAACGACAGTCTCCATCCATTCAATTTCCGAAGAAGGCAGTTCCTATAAGATTATGTTATGACTATTAATAAGAGTCAAGGACAGAGTCACAAGTCGCTCTCTACCTTCCAAGACCAGTTTTTCAGTCATGGACAGTTGTACGTGGCGCTCTCGCGAGTAACAACACCTGAGGGACTTAAAGTACTAGATGATACGGAAGGTACAAGCCAAAGAGATATTGTTACTAACATTGTCTCCAGAGAGGTTTTCAGTAATATGAATACAAGTGAGTCACAGATATAACTCATTCCATTATTCACTGtctaacaattttaaaatatgtttatctGACTAACTTTGCTACCATACATTACATGGAACACCTTGGGAAATTAGTGCCGTTTATGAAAAACAAGAACACTGTCTCCAACAAAACATATTTAAGCAATGCTCTGCAGATTGCTATAATTAATATCTCGGAGATGGTTTCATATGGTTTAAAGACAATTATCTTCATATGGTTTCATTTGCGGTATAATGAAACAGACATACATTTTAGtagtttttgtaaatattttaaagcGGAAATTTAAACACACAATTTGAATCCACTCATAGTGTTTGAAAGAAACCAAAGAGTTCCACCAACTCTCCTAAACTGTTATCTTCAAGTTAACCACATTGTGACGCTCAATGTTTCAGACATCACAAGACACACTCCTCCTGAGC of Brassica napus cultivar Da-Ae chromosome C9 unlocalized genomic scaffold, Da-Ae chrC09_Random_18, whole genome shotgun sequence contains these proteins:
- the LOC125595054 gene encoding uncharacterized protein LOC125595054; protein product: MLLGGDFRQILPVIPKGTRQDTVNASISKSYLWHSAQVHTLSINMTLRQADKKFAEWILSVGNGTTATVETYAGSHEDGEKIVIADEFMLLKSDNPYQLISDAAYPNFVENYLNRSYLTDRAILAPTNASAQEMNSYLLSKVPSAEKEYLSSDTISFESTPTDDWTKNYTQEYLNS